From Carbonactinospora thermoautotrophica, the proteins below share one genomic window:
- a CDS encoding FAD-dependent oxidoreductase translates to MPELPLENRPYWIASTAQSTPWTQPQASPGLPAVDVAVLGAGIAGLTTAYLLREAGQTVAVLEPGDPATGVTEHTIGKVTAQHSLIYRNLVRRFGREVAQRYGDSQQVALEWLADEIGRLGVVCGFSRRDAHVYAEDPRLCDALRQEAQAAVDCGLPAEYVEKLDLPYPVAGAIRFRDQAQFHPREWLLALAARIPGDGSYLVRGVRATGLREGDPCVVETTAGNLVARHVVVATDYPVFDRAGFFARLEPYRDLVVAGPVEPERVPAGMYLAADTRHSIRTAPYQDGQLLLIVSGEGYRPGACSDVTARYRRLAEWAGARFGLRRLDFRWSAQDNRTLDRLPYIGRYHPFTRRVWVAAGFGQWGMTNGTFAGLLLRDLILDGGSPWAGLYDPNRVARWTPVTKLVRANLAVGGCFVRGRLAARRARQPEELAPGEATVCRVRGQLAAVFREESGRLCAVSATCTHRGCVVAFNEAERSWDCPCHGSRFAVDGSVLQGPAVQPLPRLQWAGPCLGDG, encoded by the coding sequence GTGCCCGAACTACCGCTTGAGAACCGGCCGTACTGGATCGCGAGCACCGCCCAGTCGACGCCGTGGACTCAGCCGCAGGCGTCGCCGGGGCTGCCCGCCGTGGACGTCGCCGTCCTCGGCGCCGGGATCGCCGGGCTGACCACGGCGTACCTGCTGCGCGAGGCCGGGCAGACCGTCGCGGTTCTTGAACCCGGCGACCCCGCCACCGGCGTGACCGAGCACACCATCGGGAAGGTCACCGCGCAACACAGCCTGATCTACCGCAACCTGGTCCGCCGGTTCGGCCGGGAGGTCGCGCAGCGGTACGGGGACAGCCAGCAGGTGGCCCTGGAGTGGCTGGCCGACGAGATCGGACGGCTCGGCGTGGTCTGCGGTTTCTCGCGCCGGGACGCGCACGTGTACGCGGAGGATCCCCGGCTGTGCGACGCGCTCCGGCAGGAGGCCCAGGCCGCGGTCGACTGCGGGCTGCCGGCGGAGTACGTCGAGAAGCTGGACCTGCCTTATCCGGTCGCCGGCGCGATCCGGTTCCGCGACCAGGCGCAGTTCCATCCACGCGAGTGGCTGCTCGCGCTGGCCGCGCGGATCCCAGGCGACGGCAGCTACCTGGTGCGGGGCGTGCGGGCGACCGGGCTGCGCGAGGGCGACCCCTGCGTGGTGGAGACGACGGCCGGGAACCTGGTCGCGCGGCACGTGGTGGTGGCGACGGACTACCCGGTGTTCGACCGGGCCGGATTCTTCGCGCGCCTGGAGCCGTACCGTGACCTGGTCGTGGCCGGGCCGGTCGAGCCCGAGCGGGTGCCGGCCGGCATGTACCTGGCGGCGGACACGAGGCACTCGATCCGCACCGCCCCGTACCAGGACGGGCAGCTGCTGCTCATCGTGAGCGGCGAGGGGTACCGGCCGGGCGCGTGCTCCGACGTCACGGCGCGCTACCGGCGGCTCGCGGAGTGGGCGGGCGCACGGTTCGGGTTGCGGCGGCTGGACTTCCGCTGGTCGGCGCAGGACAACCGGACCCTGGACCGCCTGCCGTACATCGGCCGGTACCACCCGTTCACCCGACGGGTCTGGGTGGCGGCTGGATTCGGGCAATGGGGCATGACCAACGGCACGTTCGCCGGCCTGCTGTTGCGCGACCTGATCCTGGACGGCGGCTCGCCGTGGGCCGGGCTGTACGACCCGAACCGGGTGGCGCGGTGGACGCCGGTCACCAAGCTCGTCCGCGCCAACCTGGCCGTGGGCGGGTGCTTCGTCCGCGGCCGCCTGGCGGCGCGCCGGGCGCGCCAACCGGAGGAGCTCGCGCCGGGCGAGGCCACGGTGTGCCGGGTACGCGGCCAGCTGGCCGCGGTCTTCCGGGAGGAGTCCGGCCGGCTCTGCGCGGTCTCGGCCACCTGCACCCACCGAGGCTGCGTGGTGGCGTTCAACGAAGCCGAACGGTCCTGGGACTGCCCCTGTCACGGCTCCCGGTTCGCGGTGGACGGCTCGGTGCTCCAGGGCCCGGCGGTCCAGCCGCTGCCTCGGCTCCAGTGGGCAGGGCCGTGCCTTGGGGACGGCTAG
- a CDS encoding phosphate-starvation-inducible PsiE family protein, which translates to MSNGTDLAVGNRKRPDALLLRLLVGAEHVLLYLVSVALLILGGGVLFLMMVAVVQSQESWTERFIVVLEELLLILIIVEIFVTVLAHLQGARLQLEPFIVVGVIAVVRHILGIVVRLAVPMTPAVSQQQLIELAVSAGVAFVLVAALAFARWSQRRSDAT; encoded by the coding sequence ATGTCGAACGGGACGGATCTGGCCGTGGGCAACCGGAAACGACCGGATGCCCTGCTGTTGCGCCTGCTCGTCGGCGCCGAGCACGTGCTCCTCTACCTGGTCTCGGTCGCGCTCCTGATTCTCGGCGGCGGCGTTCTGTTTCTCATGATGGTCGCGGTCGTGCAAAGTCAGGAGTCCTGGACGGAACGCTTCATCGTCGTTCTCGAGGAACTGCTTCTCATCCTGATTATCGTGGAAATTTTCGTCACGGTCCTGGCCCACCTGCAGGGAGCACGTCTTCAGCTCGAACCCTTCATTGTCGTCGGCGTCATCGCCGTGGTCCGGCACATTCTCGGGATAGTGGTCAGGCTCGCCGTGCCGATGACGCCGGCCGTGAGTCAGCAGCAGCTCATAGAACTGGCCGTCAGCGCGGGGGTGGCCTTCGTGTTGGTCGCCGCCTTGGCTTTCGCCCGCTGGTCGCAGCGGCGCTCCGATGCGACGTGA
- a CDS encoding HNH endonuclease family protein has translation MRLPAVLSALLLGLSLGLVTGTTPAQAYPPTPPDETTIRNELATLRVETPHSMTGYSRDRFPHWITQYGTCNTREVVLQRDGVDVQVGSDCYPTSGRWYSVYDQKWLYQASEVSIDHVVPLANAWRSGADLWDDARRRDFANDLASQELIAVSATSNSAKGDQSPDQWKPTNTGYWCMYARSWVHVKYKWSLAVTSSEKSALYSMLDYC, from the coding sequence GTGCGTCTGCCCGCCGTCCTGTCCGCCCTGCTCCTCGGCCTCTCGCTCGGCCTGGTCACCGGGACCACCCCCGCCCAGGCCTACCCGCCCACCCCGCCCGACGAGACCACCATCCGGAACGAGCTCGCCACCCTGCGCGTCGAGACCCCGCATTCCATGACCGGCTACAGCCGGGACCGCTTCCCGCACTGGATCACCCAGTACGGCACCTGCAACACCCGCGAGGTCGTGCTCCAGCGTGACGGGGTGGACGTGCAGGTCGGCTCCGACTGCTACCCGACCTCCGGCCGCTGGTACAGCGTGTACGACCAGAAGTGGTTGTATCAGGCCAGCGAGGTCTCCATCGACCACGTCGTGCCGCTCGCCAACGCCTGGCGCTCCGGCGCCGACCTGTGGGACGACGCCCGGCGGCGTGACTTCGCCAACGACCTCGCCAGCCAGGAGCTGATCGCCGTCTCCGCGACCAGCAACTCCGCCAAGGGTGACCAGAGCCCCGACCAGTGGAAGCCCACCAACACCGGTTACTGGTGCATGTACGCCCGCTCCTGGGTGCATGTGAAGTACAAGTGGTCGCTGGCTGTGACCAGTTCCGAGAAGAGCGCGTTGTACTCGATGCTCGACTACTGCTGA
- a CDS encoding SURF1 family cytochrome oxidase biogenesis protein: MYRFLLAPRWLAFHLLVLIVIPTFVSLGLWQLDRLHQRRERNQLIEANVHATPVPVDRLLAPGRPVPRQDEWRPVTTTGRYDPRHQLLVRNRSLKGRAGFWVLTPLVTGDGTALLVNRGWVPLAGTAREAPPVPEPPAGEVQVTGRVRRAETPESTGRAERSGLPPGQVTLVDVPRIAQDLPYPVYGGYVELADQRPPAGDTPKQIPEPELSEGPHLAYAVQWFLFAAFAPVGWFALVRREAEQRPADVERV, translated from the coding sequence GTGTACCGGTTCCTGCTCGCACCCAGGTGGCTGGCTTTTCATCTCCTCGTCCTGATCGTCATTCCCACGTTCGTGAGCTTGGGCCTCTGGCAACTGGACCGCCTGCACCAGCGGCGGGAGCGGAACCAGCTGATCGAGGCCAACGTCCACGCCACCCCGGTGCCGGTGGACCGCCTGCTGGCGCCGGGGCGGCCCGTGCCCAGACAGGACGAGTGGCGCCCGGTGACGACGACTGGCCGATACGACCCGCGGCACCAGCTGCTGGTGCGCAACCGGTCGTTGAAGGGGCGGGCCGGTTTCTGGGTGCTCACCCCGCTTGTGACCGGCGACGGGACCGCCCTGCTGGTGAACCGCGGGTGGGTACCGCTGGCCGGCACCGCGCGCGAGGCACCGCCGGTGCCGGAACCGCCGGCCGGCGAGGTCCAGGTGACCGGCCGGGTACGTCGCGCGGAGACCCCGGAGAGCACCGGCCGCGCGGAACGGTCCGGCCTGCCACCCGGGCAGGTCACGTTGGTCGACGTCCCGAGGATCGCGCAGGACCTGCCGTACCCCGTGTACGGGGGCTACGTCGAGCTGGCCGACCAGCGGCCGCCCGCGGGCGACACGCCCAAACAGATCCCCGAACCCGAGCTGAGTGAGGGCCCCCACCTGGCCTACGCCGTGCAGTGGTTCCTGTTCGCGGCGTTCGCCCCGGTCGGCTGGTTCGCGCTGGTACGGCGCGAAGCCGAACAGCGACCCGCGGACGTGGAACGGGTATAG
- a CDS encoding glycoside hydrolase family 15 protein, whose translation MAGRIEDYALIGDTQTAALVCRDGSIDWLCFPRFDSPACFAALLGTEENGRWRIAPAAGGMANRRRYRGHSLILETEWETTAGTVRVIDFMPPRGQAPDIVRVVEGLSGAVPMRSELRPRFDYGRTIPWIRKVSGQVAAVAGPDALYLRADVRSYRGENFSTVAEFTVRAGDRVRFVLTWHPSHQPAPRPVDPDLALAETERYWGRWSAACRYRVDSGWREAVLRSLVTLKALTYSPTGGIVAAPTTSLPEHIGGVRNWDYRYCWLRDATLTLSALLRSGYLEEAKAWREWLLRAIAGKPEDLQIMYGLAGERRLAEQELDWLPGYEGSRPVRIGNAAVTQFQLDVYGEVLDALHLGRRAGLHTSWEAWSLQQELIEYLESCWDRPDEGIWEVRGPRRHFVHSKVMAWVAADRMVRAVEEFGRSGDVARWRALRERIHREVCERGYDAERNTFTQYYGSRDLDAALLLIPQVGFLPPDDKRVIGTVEAIQRELSHDGFIRRYATPGSARDNVDGLPGGEGAFLACTFWLADDLALMGRLREARELFERLLDLRNDVGLLAEQWDPDLGRQVGNFPQAFSHVALVNTAHNLSGPENARRARTGRG comes from the coding sequence ATGGCCGGCCGGATCGAGGACTATGCGCTCATCGGTGACACGCAGACCGCCGCGCTGGTCTGCCGGGACGGCTCGATCGACTGGCTGTGCTTCCCCCGGTTCGACTCGCCGGCCTGCTTCGCCGCGCTGCTCGGCACCGAGGAGAACGGCCGCTGGCGGATCGCCCCCGCCGCCGGCGGCATGGCCAACCGCCGCCGGTACCGGGGCCACTCGCTCATCCTGGAGACCGAGTGGGAGACCACGGCCGGGACGGTCCGGGTGATCGACTTCATGCCGCCGCGCGGCCAGGCACCTGACATCGTGCGCGTGGTCGAGGGCCTGTCCGGCGCGGTGCCCATGCGCAGCGAGCTGCGGCCACGGTTCGACTACGGGCGCACGATCCCGTGGATCCGCAAGGTGAGCGGCCAGGTCGCGGCGGTCGCCGGCCCCGACGCGCTGTACCTGCGCGCCGACGTGCGGTCCTACCGTGGTGAGAACTTCTCGACCGTGGCCGAGTTCACGGTCCGGGCCGGGGACCGGGTCCGCTTCGTGCTCACCTGGCACCCCTCCCACCAGCCGGCGCCCCGCCCGGTCGACCCCGACCTCGCCTTGGCGGAGACCGAGCGGTACTGGGGGCGCTGGAGCGCGGCCTGCCGGTACCGGGTCGACTCGGGGTGGCGCGAGGCGGTGCTCCGCTCCCTGGTCACGCTCAAGGCGCTCACCTACTCCCCCACCGGCGGCATCGTCGCGGCACCCACCACCTCCCTGCCGGAGCACATCGGCGGGGTCCGCAACTGGGACTACCGGTACTGCTGGCTGCGCGACGCCACCCTCACCCTGTCCGCGCTGCTGCGCTCCGGGTACCTCGAGGAGGCGAAGGCCTGGCGCGAGTGGCTGCTGCGCGCGATCGCCGGAAAGCCCGAGGACCTGCAGATCATGTACGGCCTGGCGGGCGAGCGGCGGCTGGCCGAGCAGGAGCTGGACTGGCTCCCCGGGTACGAGGGCTCCCGCCCGGTGCGGATCGGCAACGCCGCGGTCACGCAGTTCCAGCTCGACGTGTACGGCGAGGTGCTGGACGCCCTGCACCTGGGCCGGCGCGCCGGCCTCCACACCAGTTGGGAGGCATGGTCCCTGCAGCAGGAGCTGATCGAGTACCTGGAGTCGTGCTGGGACCGGCCCGACGAGGGCATCTGGGAGGTGCGCGGGCCGCGCCGGCACTTCGTCCACTCCAAGGTCATGGCCTGGGTCGCGGCCGACCGGATGGTCCGCGCGGTCGAGGAGTTCGGCCGCAGCGGCGACGTGGCCCGCTGGCGCGCCCTGCGCGAGCGCATCCACCGGGAGGTGTGCGAGCGGGGGTACGACGCCGAGCGCAACACCTTCACCCAGTACTACGGCTCCCGCGACCTGGACGCCGCGCTGCTGCTGATCCCGCAGGTCGGGTTCCTGCCGCCCGACGACAAGCGGGTGATCGGCACGGTCGAGGCGATCCAGCGCGAGCTGAGCCACGACGGCTTCATCCGCCGGTACGCCACCCCCGGCAGCGCCCGGGACAACGTCGACGGCCTGCCCGGCGGCGAGGGCGCGTTCCTGGCCTGCACGTTCTGGCTCGCCGACGATCTCGCCCTCATGGGTCGGCTCCGCGAGGCGCGGGAGCTGTTCGAGCGGCTGCTCGACCTACGCAACGACGTGGGCCTGCTCGCCGAGCAATGGGACCCGGACCTGGGGCGCCAGGTCGGCAACTTCCCGCAGGCGTTCAGCCACGTGGCGCTGGTCAACACCGCCCACAACCTGTCCGGGCCGGAGAACGCCCGCCGCGCGCGGACCGGCAGGGGGTGA
- a CDS encoding flavin reductase family protein has protein sequence MSAEEFKAALAQFATGVVLVTSDDDGEDAAMTASAFLSLSIDPPLVLLSVRAGSRMHGVLTRQPHWAASVLSAGQQPVAARFAVSQRPTDRLLFADLAHHRGPYTGALILDHALAAVECRTEQVVPAGDHTLVIGRVLAAERRNPDAPALLRFRSRYRTLPPRS, from the coding sequence CTGTCCGCGGAGGAGTTCAAGGCCGCGCTCGCCCAGTTCGCCACCGGCGTGGTGCTGGTGACCAGCGACGACGACGGCGAGGACGCGGCCATGACGGCCAGCGCGTTCCTGTCCCTGTCGATCGACCCTCCGCTGGTGCTGCTCAGCGTGCGCGCCGGGTCGCGGATGCACGGCGTGCTGACCCGCCAACCGCACTGGGCCGCCTCGGTGCTCTCCGCGGGCCAGCAGCCGGTCGCGGCCCGGTTCGCCGTCTCGCAGCGCCCGACCGACCGGTTGCTGTTCGCCGACCTCGCCCACCACCGCGGCCCGTACACGGGCGCGCTGATCCTGGACCACGCCCTGGCCGCGGTGGAGTGCCGCACCGAGCAGGTGGTCCCGGCCGGGGACCACACCCTGGTCATCGGCCGGGTCCTGGCCGCGGAGCGGCGCAACCCGGACGCACCGGCGCTGCTCCGCTTCCGCAGCCGGTATCGGACCCTGCCGCCGCGGTCCTAA
- a CDS encoding YjdF family protein: MSGTFTVFFDGQFWVGVLEVAGPDGVRAARYVFGSEPTGPDLLRFVHRDFLPLLERALTAPPVPDQRRRAVNPKRLAREAAREMAARPLTTAAQEALKAQHEAAKRAARVSRRERRRAQAEHRREVARAKAKARHRGR, translated from the coding sequence ATGTCGGGCACCTTCACGGTGTTCTTCGACGGGCAGTTCTGGGTCGGTGTCCTGGAGGTCGCCGGCCCGGACGGCGTGCGCGCGGCCCGGTACGTCTTCGGATCCGAGCCGACCGGGCCCGACCTGCTGCGCTTCGTGCACCGGGATTTCCTGCCCCTGCTGGAGCGTGCGCTCACCGCGCCGCCCGTGCCCGACCAGCGGCGGCGTGCCGTGAACCCCAAGCGCTTGGCGCGCGAGGCCGCCCGGGAAATGGCCGCCCGGCCGCTCACCACCGCCGCGCAGGAGGCACTCAAGGCCCAGCACGAGGCGGCCAAGCGGGCAGCCCGGGTGTCGCGCCGCGAGCGGCGCCGAGCCCAAGCCGAGCACCGGCGCGAGGTCGCGCGCGCCAAAGCCAAGGCGCGCCACCGGGGGCGTTAG
- a CDS encoding S66 peptidase family protein yields MAVRRQGVRVVASLQRPARLRRGDRVAVVAPSGPVDERRLERGCEALRRFGLEVVLGEHALDQRGFLAGTDEDRAADLQKAWLDDSVRAVVCARGGYGAMRVLDHLDWTAMAGAEPKVFLGSSDITALHLAFHHHLGLATLFGPMPAGFALGTGQLDQASITHLTRTLFTPGDVREIVVPHAEVLVPGRASGMLVGGNLALLAACVGAPELRPAEGAIVLLEDVNEAPYRIDRMLTQLLRAGWFAGVAAIVAGTWVDCGEGVSEVLLDRLGPLGVPIVNGFDFGHGRRQLTMPLGVVAELDAEARKLVLGEPALA; encoded by the coding sequence ATGGCCGTGCGCAGACAGGGGGTTCGAGTGGTTGCGTCCCTCCAGCGGCCGGCGCGCCTGCGCCGGGGCGACCGGGTCGCCGTCGTGGCGCCCAGCGGACCGGTCGACGAGCGACGTCTCGAGCGAGGGTGCGAGGCGCTACGCCGCTTCGGCCTGGAGGTCGTGCTCGGGGAACACGCCCTCGACCAGCGCGGGTTCCTGGCCGGTACCGACGAGGACCGCGCGGCCGACCTGCAGAAGGCCTGGCTCGACGACTCGGTCAGGGCGGTCGTCTGCGCCCGCGGCGGGTACGGCGCGATGCGCGTGCTCGACCACCTGGACTGGACGGCCATGGCCGGGGCCGAGCCCAAGGTGTTCCTCGGCTCCAGCGACATCACCGCGTTGCATCTCGCCTTCCACCACCATCTCGGGCTGGCGACGCTCTTCGGGCCGATGCCGGCCGGGTTCGCGCTCGGCACCGGACAGCTGGACCAGGCGTCGATCACCCATCTGACGAGGACGCTGTTCACGCCGGGCGACGTCCGGGAAATCGTCGTCCCGCATGCCGAGGTGCTGGTTCCCGGCCGCGCTTCCGGGATGCTGGTCGGCGGCAACCTGGCACTGCTCGCCGCGTGCGTCGGCGCGCCCGAGCTGCGCCCCGCCGAGGGCGCCATTGTGCTGCTGGAGGACGTGAACGAGGCCCCGTACCGAATCGACCGCATGCTCACCCAGCTGCTGCGCGCCGGCTGGTTCGCCGGGGTGGCGGCGATCGTGGCCGGCACCTGGGTGGACTGCGGCGAGGGCGTGTCGGAGGTGCTGCTGGACCGGCTCGGCCCGCTCGGCGTGCCGATCGTCAACGGGTTCGACTTCGGGCACGGCCGACGGCAGCTGACCATGCCGCTGGGCGTCGTGGCCGAGCTGGACGCCGAGGCCAGAAAACTGGTGCTCGGCGAGCCGGCGCTGGCTTAA
- a CDS encoding SIR2 family NAD-dependent protein deacylase has translation MHERIEGWLRKARAITVLTGAGISTDSGIPDFRGPQGVWTQNPEAQRLFTLDAYLADPRVRQQAWLFRRDHPAWHARPNAGHYALVDLERAGKLLAIVTQNIDELHQRAGSSPDRVIELHGTIFWVECLSCWRRTPMRDVLARVEAGEPDPECLHCGGIQKAATISFGQALRPEVLEAAYQAARECDLFLAVGTSLQVQPAASLCQVAVDHGARLVVINAEPTPYDVIADAVIREPISAVLPKLVAVATGA, from the coding sequence ATGCACGAGCGCATCGAGGGCTGGCTGCGCAAGGCGCGCGCCATCACAGTGCTCACCGGCGCGGGCATCTCCACCGACTCGGGGATCCCCGACTTCCGCGGCCCGCAGGGGGTGTGGACCCAGAACCCGGAGGCCCAGCGGCTCTTCACGCTCGACGCGTACCTGGCCGACCCGCGGGTACGCCAGCAGGCGTGGCTGTTCCGACGCGATCACCCCGCGTGGCACGCGCGGCCCAACGCCGGTCACTACGCGCTGGTCGACCTCGAACGCGCCGGCAAGCTGCTCGCGATCGTCACCCAGAACATCGACGAGCTGCACCAGCGGGCCGGCTCCTCGCCGGATCGGGTGATCGAGCTGCACGGCACGATCTTCTGGGTCGAGTGCCTGTCCTGCTGGCGGCGTACCCCCATGCGGGATGTGCTCGCCCGGGTGGAGGCCGGCGAGCCCGACCCTGAGTGCCTGCACTGCGGCGGCATCCAGAAGGCCGCCACGATCTCGTTCGGGCAGGCGCTGCGCCCGGAGGTGCTGGAGGCCGCCTACCAGGCCGCCCGGGAGTGCGACCTGTTCCTCGCGGTCGGGACCTCGCTGCAGGTACAGCCGGCCGCGAGCCTGTGCCAGGTGGCGGTCGACCACGGCGCGCGCCTGGTCGTCATCAACGCCGAGCCCACCCCCTACGACGTGATCGCCGATGCCGTGATCCGGGAGCCGATCAGCGCCGTGCTGCCCAAACTGGTCGCCGTGGCGACCGGCGCCTGA
- a CDS encoding SDR family oxidoreductase — protein sequence MDLGLRNRVYLVTGGSRGLGRAAAHALVDEGAKVVISAREEDAVAKAAAELGGADRAVGIVADNGDPSAAERLVAAAIARYGRLDGALISVGGPPPGAITEIDDEEWREAFETVFLGALRIARAVAEAVGEGGSIAFVLSSSVRQPIPGLAVSNGLRPGLAMAAKTLADELGPRGVRVNGLLPGRIATDRTQQLDEATGDPARARAERSAHIPLRRYGEPEEFGRVAAFLLSPAASFVTGAMIPVDGGEIRAL from the coding sequence ATGGATCTTGGACTGCGCAATCGCGTGTACCTCGTCACGGGCGGCAGCCGGGGCCTCGGCCGGGCCGCCGCGCATGCGCTCGTCGACGAGGGTGCGAAGGTGGTGATCTCCGCCCGCGAGGAGGACGCGGTCGCCAAGGCGGCCGCTGAGCTCGGCGGCGCGGATCGGGCGGTCGGCATCGTCGCCGACAACGGCGACCCGAGCGCGGCCGAGCGGCTGGTGGCCGCGGCGATCGCCCGGTACGGCCGGCTGGACGGCGCGCTGATCAGCGTGGGCGGGCCGCCACCCGGCGCCATCACCGAGATCGACGACGAGGAGTGGCGGGAGGCGTTCGAGACCGTGTTCCTGGGTGCCCTGCGGATCGCGAGGGCGGTCGCCGAAGCCGTCGGCGAGGGCGGCTCCATCGCCTTCGTGCTCTCCTCCTCCGTCCGCCAGCCGATCCCCGGCCTCGCGGTCTCCAACGGTCTGCGCCCCGGCCTCGCCATGGCCGCCAAGACGCTCGCCGACGAGCTCGGCCCCCGTGGCGTCCGGGTCAACGGCCTGCTGCCCGGCCGCATCGCGACCGACCGCACTCAGCAGCTCGACGAGGCGACCGGCGACCCGGCCAGGGCCCGCGCGGAGCGGAGCGCGCACATCCCGCTGCGCCGGTACGGCGAGCCGGAGGAGTTCGGCCGAGTGGCGGCGTTCCTCCTCTCCCCCGCCGCCTCCTTCGTGACCGGCGCGATGATCCCGGTCGACGGCGGTGAGATCCGGGCGCTTTAG
- a CDS encoding Asp23/Gls24 family envelope stress response protein, translating to MEPPQPAPVGLGALEPPLPPAQPTAAYPDPASRSGDPEPAGAAEEAAEPAGPYAEAAGAYAGQWSAPEPAPDHAPSAGGYAEQPAAYQGSSATPAGGVPAAEHFEQAWQPDAVPTRPADEAVPGLAGQASPAEPPEQGDRAAPFGLAGTYVDQPAARPGPAGEAARFDGHGEQPSVDGAAPEDTPTPSEQAPPSAQPAEAYTEPYAASGQPYQSYPAPPPYPADAAGPAQPGAPVANSVPHLAAEVTATPVASGEHPPQPDAEAGSTPPPAQPSGTPEASRTPAAEEPARSSTPEEESEAACGADVTAHAAGEPTAARSGAEVTEVSRDETAGTGHAGTTSDEASDAARDQARADDAPPAGSEGTAAEEGVPETVSPPLTGPVESQQPAEYANRLRVSIGDAVIAKIAAAAARQVPGVYGVGRAPQADDREPEEVPGVTVQVKDGAVAVKLDLVVEYGAVISAVTGAVGSRVISSIENFTGFTVDELTIDVDVHVGQPEERGS from the coding sequence GTGGAGCCCCCACAGCCCGCACCCGTCGGCCTCGGCGCGTTGGAACCACCCCTGCCCCCAGCACAGCCCACGGCTGCGTACCCCGACCCCGCTTCCCGGTCCGGGGACCCGGAACCCGCGGGCGCTGCGGAGGAGGCCGCCGAGCCGGCCGGCCCCTACGCCGAGGCAGCCGGCGCCTATGCCGGGCAGTGGTCCGCCCCGGAGCCCGCACCCGACCACGCTCCGTCGGCGGGCGGCTACGCCGAGCAGCCGGCGGCTTACCAGGGGAGTTCGGCCACGCCGGCCGGCGGGGTCCCGGCGGCCGAGCACTTCGAGCAGGCATGGCAGCCCGATGCCGTGCCGACCCGTCCCGCGGATGAGGCCGTGCCGGGGCTCGCCGGGCAGGCGAGTCCCGCCGAGCCGCCGGAGCAGGGTGACCGAGCGGCCCCCTTCGGGCTGGCGGGAACGTACGTGGACCAGCCGGCTGCCCGGCCTGGCCCGGCTGGGGAGGCCGCGCGGTTCGACGGGCACGGGGAGCAGCCGTCCGTGGACGGCGCGGCTCCGGAGGACACGCCAACGCCGTCCGAGCAGGCGCCGCCGTCCGCCCAGCCGGCCGAGGCGTACACCGAGCCGTACGCCGCGTCCGGTCAGCCGTACCAGTCGTACCCGGCACCACCTCCCTACCCGGCCGACGCGGCGGGCCCGGCCCAACCGGGCGCGCCCGTGGCCAACTCCGTTCCGCACCTGGCCGCCGAGGTCACGGCCACACCGGTCGCGTCCGGCGAGCACCCGCCCCAGCCGGACGCGGAGGCGGGCAGCACGCCTCCCCCCGCGCAGCCGTCAGGTACGCCGGAGGCGTCCAGGACGCCCGCGGCCGAGGAACCGGCCAGGTCGTCAACGCCTGAGGAGGAGTCGGAGGCGGCCTGCGGAGCGGACGTCACAGCGCACGCCGCGGGCGAGCCGACGGCAGCGCGCTCCGGCGCCGAGGTGACCGAGGTTTCGCGGGACGAGACGGCCGGGACGGGCCACGCTGGTACAACCTCCGATGAGGCGTCCGATGCCGCGCGTGACCAGGCGCGGGCGGACGACGCACCACCCGCCGGCTCCGAGGGGACCGCCGCGGAAGAAGGCGTGCCGGAGACGGTCTCGCCGCCGCTGACCGGGCCGGTGGAGAGCCAGCAACCGGCGGAGTACGCGAACCGGCTCCGCGTGTCCATCGGCGACGCCGTGATCGCCAAGATCGCGGCGGCGGCCGCCCGGCAGGTGCCCGGCGTGTACGGGGTCGGCCGGGCGCCGCAGGCGGATGACCGCGAGCCGGAGGAGGTGCCTGGGGTCACGGTCCAGGTCAAGGACGGCGCGGTGGCGGTCAAGCTCGACCTCGTCGTCGAGTACGGTGCGGTGATCTCCGCGGTCACCGGCGCCGTCGGCTCCCGGGTGATCAGCAGCATCGAGAACTTCACCGGGTTCACGGTGGACGAGCTGACCATCGACGTGGACGTGCACGTGGGGCAGCCGGAGGAGCGCGGGTCCTGA